The nucleotide sequence ACCCGCTTTATTGACCCTAACGTGCCCTTTGCCGGACAAACCGGCCTCTTTAATCTGCAGCTTGCAGCGCTCAAAACCTTCTTGGGCTTTGTGCTGAGCACAACAGTCTTCACCGTTCTTGCGCTCGTTCAAGCAAAAGAAAATATGGCGTTCGTAATAACTAGTGGGTTCAGGCGTACTTTGGTTCATCGGCCCATTTTAGGTTTTTGTATCACGCCGGGCGACCTGTGACAACACATACACCAATGCCGCATAGGGCCACAGCCACCCAATCCACTGCGCAAGCCCCTGAAAACGAATGAATCGCCCCTGTTCCCAGGCTTGAAGCGTGGCTGCGAAATACGGGTTCTCTGGCGCTTGATTGAGCATATTGAGATACAAGGCAATAGCCACCAATGCCAGTGAAGCCCCCACGCGCCAAGGTACAAAAGCCATGCCCAGGCTTGCCAGCAAAGCAACGCCCATCCCCACTTGGGTCGCCAAATCCAACCAAGCCCAAGCATGCGCCGGCCCCCAACTCAAGGCGGCAGACAGGCTGGTTACTGCGATTCCCAGACCAAACAGCCCAAGCACTAGCTTGATGCGCTGCAGTGGCGAACGCACTACGCAAAAGCCAAGCAAACACGGAATGAGCAAACCCAATGCCACGCACACCATCGTGGCCGCCGGCACCAAAGGCAGCAAAGCCTCGTCCCGCACTGGCAGCCAGTTGAAAAAGGGAGTGTCGTCCAGCGTATCTGCCAAGGCCCCTTCGAGTCTTTCCAACACCTGCCCTAGGCCAAATGGTATGGCGGCAGGAAACAGCAGGGCGACAGGCCAACTGGCCAGCAATACCAAGCCGCCACGCGCTTCCGGCACGAACCACCGGGCACGAATGCGACTCCAGTGGTCAATTGCTCCCCAGCGCTCCAACAGCACTGTCACACCAGCACCCAAGAGCCCCCCTACGGTATTGAAAAACAGGTCCTCTTTGGAAGGCACACGGGCGGGCAGGTAGGTTTGCAAAGCTTCCATACAGCCGGCTAGCAAAAAAGCCCAAAGAGTCGAACGGATGATGACGTGGCGGGACCGTCCACTGCGCACTGCGCCAAGTGCCAGCAGGCTCCCCAATGGGACGTAACCCGCGATGTTGATGCCCACATCAAACCCCGTCCAATACTTGGGAAGCGGTGCAGACACGTAATGCCACGGCGCTAAGCCTGGATCGCGCCACTCAGTAAACGGATACAGGCTGGCATAGACCACCAAGAGCACATACATGAGCGCCAACGGTGACGCAGTGGTCTTGTGCATGGCTTGGCGGCGGGTGTATTAAAAGGGCTTAACGACCACCAAAATCACGATGGCAAGCAATAGCAAAACCGGTATCTCGTTAAACCAGCGAAACCACACATGGCTGCGCTGCACTGTGCCTGCGCGGAACTTACGCAGCAACACACTGCAACCATGGTGGTACCCCATGACCAGGAGCACCAAAGCCAACTTGGCGTGCATCCACGCGTTGCCCGGCCCAAAACCAATGCCATAGCCCAACCATAGCCAAGCGCCAAGCCCGAGGGCCGGCACCGCCAGCAAAGTAGTAAAGCGCAGTAACTTGTGCGCCATGAGCAGCAACCGTGCCCGCTCCGCCTCAGAGCCAGGCGGCACCATGGCCAGATTCACAAAAATGCGCGGCAAATAAAACAAGCCCGCGAACCAGCTGGCGATAAAGACGATGTGGAGTGATTTAACCCAAAGCATGTGGAAAGTGTAATGGCCGAAATGCAGGGGCAAAAAAAAACCCCAGAACTGGTCTGGGGTTGCAAGCCTATTTGCTGTCACACATCAAGGCTCCGCTCAGGGAGGAAAAGCGGAAGGTAGCAAGCTACCCGGGGTTGAATTTAACAAATAACTTTTGCGGGTGCAAGCCCTCAATTCAAAAATATGTAACTTTTTGCTGCTAAAACGTAAATTGCGTCTGTACGTTCGTCAACCTACGCGGCGCGAATGCCCACGGCGGCTGGCAGACCCTCAGCGGTTGGTGCCGGGGCTCTGAAAACTTCAGGCACAATTTTCCCCATGACTGCCTACGCCCCTTTCCCCCATGGCCGCCCACGGCGCTTGCGCCGCGATGCGTTTACCCGCAACCTAGTCCGCGAAAACCAAGTCACACCCCATGATTTGATTTATCCCGTCTTCGTGGTGGATGGCCACCAGCAGCGTGTTCCTATTGCCTCCATGCCCGGCGTCGAGCGCTTAAGCTTGGACCTGTTGCTGCCCGTGGCCGAAGAGTGCGTGAAGCTGGGTATTCCAGTCATGGCGCTGTTCCCCGTGATTGACCAATCGCTCAAAACCTACGATGGCGGCGAAGCCCTGAACCCCGATGGGTTGATTCCCCGCGTGGTGCGTGCGCTCAAAAAAGAGTTTCCTGACTTAGGCGTCATGACCGACGTGGCCCTGGACCCCTTCACCACCCACGGCCAAGATGGCTTGCCTGACCAACGTCCCGGCAGCGATGGTTACATCTTGAACGAAGAAACCGTAGCCCAGTTGGTGCAACAGGCCTTGACCCAAGCCCGCGCCGGTGTGGACATGGTGGCGCCCAGCGACATGATGGACGGCCGCATTGGTGCCATTCGTGCCGCCCTGGAAGCTGAAAACCTGATTCACACCCGCATCATGGCCTACAGCGCCAAATATGCGTCTGCGTTTTACGGCCCCTTCCGCGACGCGGTAGGCTCGGCCAGCAACCTGGGCAAGAGCAACAAAAAGGTCTACCAAATGGACCCCGCCAACAGCGACGAAGCTTTGCGCGAAGTGGCCATGGACATTGCCGAAGGCGCAGACATGGTCATGGTCAAACCGGGCATGCCGTATTTGGACGTGGTGCGCCGCGTCAAAGACGAGTTCAAAGTCCCCACCTTTGCCTACCAAGTCAGCGGCGAATACGCCATGCTCAAGGCCGCAGCCCAGAACGGTTGGCTCGACCATGACGCAGTGATGATGGAAAGCCTGTTGGCCTTCAAGCGCGCGGGGGCTGACGGGGTGCTCACCTACTTTGCCCTAGAAGCCGCCAGATTGCTGCAAAAAAAGTAGCGGAATGCGCATATTCCATATACGCAATCAAGGGGTTACCGAGGGAACCAGTTTAGAAGACTGGACCCAAGGTGGCCTGCCCGCCGACGGCTATGTGTGGATCGCCTGCGGGCGGCGTGAGTTTGAAGTGCACCAGCTGCAAGTGCAAGCCACGCTGCAAGCGCTGTGCGGCACGCAGCTGCTAGACCTGCACATCTCGGACCTGCTGAACAACCAGCTGCCATCGCACTACGACTACACCTCGCAATACGACGTTTTGGTGTTTCGCCGTCTCGCTGCCGGCAGCACGCCCACCGACCTCAAAAATCCAGGCCAGCCCTTGCCGCATGCGCCGCCTACTGGCGGCCCACCGATTCTGCGGCGCATTGACACCAGCCCCGTGGGCTTTGCCGTGTTTGACCGCGTCATCCTGACCGTGCACCCCGCAGACTGCGCCGTGCGCGATGCTTATGCCGCCAAAATCTTGCAAGCCACGGCCAGCGAGGCTGCGGCAGCGGGCGCACGCTTGCCCACCAGCCCCGCAGACCTGATGCTGCGCGTCATCAACCACATGGTGGACGGCTACTTGGCATTGCGCCGCGAACTCACCCACCAGTTGGACCACTGGCAAACCGAGCTGCTCAACCCGCGTACCCGGTTTAACAACTGGTCCACGCTCTTGGACGCACGTTTGGCATTGCACCATTTGGATGAGATCTGTGAAGAGCAACGCTCAGCGCTGCAAGACTGGATTGAGGCCCTGAAAACTTGGCCCGAGCCCGATACCCCTGGCCTCGCCCGAGACTACGAGCTGCTGCAAGTGCGCAGCCGCGATGTGCTGGAGCACATTGAGCGTGTGGTGCACCACGTGCGCCGCCTAGAGCAAAGCATTGAGACAGCGGTGCAAATGCACTTCAATGTGCAAGGCAACCGCACCAACGACATCATGCGCACCCTCACCGCGCTAACGGCCATTTTCTTGCCACTGAACCTGATTGCGGGCATTTTTGGTATGAACTTCGAGTTCATCCCCTTGCTGCATATTCACAGTGGCTTTTGGTGGGCGCTCGGAGCCATGTCGCTGATTGCTGCTGTCATGGCCATCCTCTTTTGGCGCAAGCGTTACATCTCGCGCACAGGCCGCTGAGGCTCGGCACAGCGAAGCATGGCGCTTCGCTGCATGTCGCTGACTACTGCGCTTGGAAGCCGCTGGTCTTGATGATCTTGGCCCACACTTGGGTGTAAGCCGCCTCGCGGCTCGCCAGTTGTTGCTGGCTCATAAAGCCCACGGTCAAGCCCATGGCGCTCAGCCTTTCTTTGACATCGGGCTGCGCAATCACCTTGGCCAAAGCGTCTGAGAACTTGTCGATCACGGCCTTGGGCGTGCCTGCGGGCGCATAAAAGCCGTAGTAAGGCATGTCGTCAAACCCCACCAGCCCCAGCTCTGCAAAAGTGGGCACATCGGGCAGTGCCGCTTGTCGGTGGGCACCCAGCACAGCCACCACCCGCACTTTGCCTGCCTTGTGGTTTTCAATAAAGTCAGGCACCGAGCCCGTGCCCGCAGCGATTTGGTTGCCCAGCATGTCCGCCATCATGGGGGCGCTGCCACGGTAGGGTGCGGCTTGCAAATCCAAGCCGTACTTTTGTCCAATTACCTTGACCAAGAACTCGGGCGTTGACGCCGGGGCGGGCACGCCCACGGTGCTCTTGCCTGCGCCTTGAGACTTGACCCAGGCCACGTACTCATTGACCGACTTGGCGGGCGTTCCACCGGACACGGCCAGCGCGTTCACAAAGGTGGCAAACCCAGCCACGGGCACAAAGTCCTTGCTGGGCTCAAAGCCGGGGCTCTTGGTGACCAAGGGCAAGATGGAGATGGTGTGGTCATGCGTCATAAACAGCGTGTTGCCGTCTGCGGGGGCCACTTTGAGCGCTTGCGCGGCAATCTGCCCGCCCGCGCCTGCCTTGTTGTCCACCACCATGCTCACGCCCAGCGGGTCTTTGAGCTTGTCGGCCAAGATGCGGGCAATGGCATCGGTGCCGCCACCGGGTGGAAAGCCCACCAAAATCTTGACCGTGCTTTGTGCCTGCGCCACGCCACCCGCTACCAACGCGGCCAACAACAGGGTTCTACGAAGTACGTGCGACACACGCGGTGCTGAAAAACCAAGCATTAAGAAACTCCTCGCAACAGTGAAACAACAAGCCTTTAGCGTGGCCCAAGCAGCGCACACCTTGGCGGCAGAACGTACACGATACAACAAGCAAACCCATCAGAGCAAAACTACGGCGCAGGGTCCGGCAAGCCCAGCAATTTGGCACCATTGCCCCAGGCAATTTGGCGGGCAACCTCGGGTGGCAAATCACCCAGCCACTGCCGGTAGCCCTGCATCAGCGGGTCGTAGTATTGCCAGCGCTGGTTGATCCAGGTGTCAGACCCCAGCACAAAGCGCCCCGGGTACTTGAGCAACAAGGCGCGCCACTCGGGGCACAAGGCCTCGCGCCCTTGCGTGTCCGGGCAGGTGAGGCCCGGTCGGTAGGACAGCTCGCCCATGAGCAAGGGGTAGCGGGCCAGCAGTGCGTCCACCCGCGCCACCGGTGCGCCGCCAATGCCGGTGTGCGCCCATACCAAACGCAAGGCCTGGCCCTTTGATGGCGCGTTGGCCATCAGCAAGTCAATGGCTGCGTCATCCACATGGGCCAGCACCGCCAGCTGCTTGGCTTCGGCAAAGGCCATGAGCTTTTTGGCCACCGGGCCGTTGGCGTTGGCGCTGTCGTACAGATGAAACTCGCCTATGCCTTTGAACGGCCCGCTGGCCGTGCCCGCCGCGTACTCGGCCAGCACCATGTCGTAAATGCTGTCGTCCTTGAACCAGCTGTCGTAGTCCGCCCGATTGCGGTAGAGCCGAATGAAAGGCACCACCGTCACGCCCGCTTGCCGCGCCAAGGGGCTGGCCGCCAAAAGCTTGGTGCCGTCGTTGGGCCTGCTGTTAGACACGATGGCACGCACCCCGTTGCGCTGCATGCGGGCCAGCACATCCGCCGGTGGGTGGGGGCCTGCTTGGCCGTCCCACGCTTCGACGTTGTAGTGCAAGTGGGCATCCAGAATGGGGCCTGTGTAGTCCGCCGCCTTGGCGGCCACGCCACCCACCATCGCTATACAAACAATAGCTACTTGCGCAATATCCATGAGCGCTAGAGGCCATTTTTTCTCAAAAAACCTGTCTAGCGCTCGCATATCACCCCCTTAAGTGCTGGACAAAGAACTGCAGCGTGCGCTCCAGCGCCAAGGCAGCAGCGGGGGCGTTGTAGGCGCCCCGGTGGTCGCAGTTAAAGCCGTGCTCTGCGTCATAGGTGTGCACCAGCACCTGCGGGTGGGCTTTGGCAAACGCGTGCACGCCGTCCAGTGGAATGGCGTGGTCTTGCTCGCCAAAGTGCGCCATCACCGGGCACTGCGCTTGGCGCGCCACTTCAGCCGGTGTGGTCACCCCACCGCCGTAGTACGCCACCGCAGCGCGCACGCCGCTCAAGCCGCAAGCCGCGCGCCATGCCAGCAAACCGCCCCAGCAGTAGCCCACCACACCCACCGGGCCAAAGCTAGCGCCATACGCCACGGCGGCAGCCACGTCTTGCAACACGCCCGGCGCGGGCAAGGTCTCTGCCGCAGCTTTGAGCTCACGGCCCAAAGTGATGTCGGCTGCCTCGTAGCCCCGCGCTAAGCCAGGGTGCAGGCGCTCAAACATGGCAGGGGCGATGGCCACGTAGCCTTGGGCAGCGTAGCTGTCGGCCAATGCGCGAATATGGCTATTCACCCCAAAGATTTCTTGCAGCACCACGATGGCACCACGCGGAGTGCCCTGCGGTTGGGCGACGTAAGTGGGAATAGCAAAACCGTCTGCGGCGGTCAGTGTGATGGTGGAGGGCATGCCAGGTTTTCTTCCAAGGGTGTAAGGTATGAAGCCTGATATTTGTAACCTGAAACCCGCGTCTGCGCACACACCCCCATGCAAAACATTGCTTTGATCACCGGCGGCTCTCGCGGCATTGGCGCAGCCACCGCTCTCACCTTGGCCCACGCAGGCTACGCTGTTGCGGTGAACTACACCCGCAACTCATTGGCCGCCGACGAGGTGGTGCGCCAAATACGCGCCATAGGCGGCACGGCCATCACAGTGCAGGCCGACGTGGCGATGGAAGACCAGGTCATGGCCATGTTTGCCAAGGTTGACGCCAAGCTCGGCCCACTGACCGCTTTAGTAAACAACGCAGGCGTGGTGGCCCCTGCCAGCCGGGTGGACGCCATGGACTTGGCACGTCTCAAGCGGATGCTAGACACCAACGTGCTGGGCACCCTGCTGTGCGCGCGCGAAGCCGTGCGCCGCATGAGCACCTTGCACGGGGGCGCGGGCGGCGGCATTGTGAACGTGTCCAGCGTCGCCGCCAGCTTAGGCGCAGCCGGCCAGTACGTGGACTACGCAGCCAGCAAAGGTGCGGTCGACAGCTTTACC is from Rhodoferax aquaticus and encodes:
- a CDS encoding (2Fe-2S) ferredoxin domain-containing protein is translated as MNQSTPEPTSYYERHIFFCLNERKNGEDCCAQHKAQEGFERCKLQIKEAGLSGKGHVRVNKAGCLDRCAAGPVAVVYPEAVWYTFVDAADIDEIVESHLKNGKVVDRLVVPDHLGR
- a CDS encoding VanZ family protein; amino-acid sequence: MHKTTASPLALMYVLLVVYASLYPFTEWRDPGLAPWHYVSAPLPKYWTGFDVGINIAGYVPLGSLLALGAVRSGRSRHVIIRSTLWAFLLAGCMEALQTYLPARVPSKEDLFFNTVGGLLGAGVTVLLERWGAIDHWSRIRARWFVPEARGGLVLLASWPVALLFPAAIPFGLGQVLERLEGALADTLDDTPFFNWLPVRDEALLPLVPAATMVCVALGLLIPCLLGFCVVRSPLQRIKLVLGLFGLGIAVTSLSAALSWGPAHAWAWLDLATQVGMGVALLASLGMAFVPWRVGASLALVAIALYLNMLNQAPENPYFAATLQAWEQGRFIRFQGLAQWIGWLWPYAALVYVLSQVARRDTKT
- a CDS encoding CopD family protein codes for the protein MLWVKSLHIVFIASWFAGLFYLPRIFVNLAMVPPGSEAERARLLLMAHKLLRFTTLLAVPALGLGAWLWLGYGIGFGPGNAWMHAKLALVLLVMGYHHGCSVLLRKFRAGTVQRSHVWFRWFNEIPVLLLLAIVILVVVKPF
- the hemB gene encoding porphobilinogen synthase codes for the protein MTAYAPFPHGRPRRLRRDAFTRNLVRENQVTPHDLIYPVFVVDGHQQRVPIASMPGVERLSLDLLLPVAEECVKLGIPVMALFPVIDQSLKTYDGGEALNPDGLIPRVVRALKKEFPDLGVMTDVALDPFTTHGQDGLPDQRPGSDGYILNEETVAQLVQQALTQARAGVDMVAPSDMMDGRIGAIRAALEAENLIHTRIMAYSAKYASAFYGPFRDAVGSASNLGKSNKKVYQMDPANSDEALREVAMDIAEGADMVMVKPGMPYLDVVRRVKDEFKVPTFAYQVSGEYAMLKAAAQNGWLDHDAVMMESLLAFKRAGADGVLTYFALEAARLLQKK
- a CDS encoding magnesium transporter CorA family protein, which encodes MRIFHIRNQGVTEGTSLEDWTQGGLPADGYVWIACGRREFEVHQLQVQATLQALCGTQLLDLHISDLLNNQLPSHYDYTSQYDVLVFRRLAAGSTPTDLKNPGQPLPHAPPTGGPPILRRIDTSPVGFAVFDRVILTVHPADCAVRDAYAAKILQATASEAAAAGARLPTSPADLMLRVINHMVDGYLALRRELTHQLDHWQTELLNPRTRFNNWSTLLDARLALHHLDEICEEQRSALQDWIEALKTWPEPDTPGLARDYELLQVRSRDVLEHIERVVHHVRRLEQSIETAVQMHFNVQGNRTNDIMRTLTALTAIFLPLNLIAGIFGMNFEFIPLLHIHSGFWWALGAMSLIAAVMAILFWRKRYISRTGR
- a CDS encoding Bug family tripartite tricarboxylate transporter substrate binding protein, giving the protein MLGFSAPRVSHVLRRTLLLAALVAGGVAQAQSTVKILVGFPPGGGTDAIARILADKLKDPLGVSMVVDNKAGAGGQIAAQALKVAPADGNTLFMTHDHTISILPLVTKSPGFEPSKDFVPVAGFATFVNALAVSGGTPAKSVNEYVAWVKSQGAGKSTVGVPAPASTPEFLVKVIGQKYGLDLQAAPYRGSAPMMADMLGNQIAAGTGSVPDFIENHKAGKVRVVAVLGAHRQAALPDVPTFAELGLVGFDDMPYYGFYAPAGTPKAVIDKFSDALAKVIAQPDVKERLSAMGLTVGFMSQQQLASREAAYTQVWAKIIKTSGFQAQ
- a CDS encoding amidohydrolase family protein, which codes for MVGGVAAKAADYTGPILDAHLHYNVEAWDGQAGPHPPADVLARMQRNGVRAIVSNSRPNDGTKLLAASPLARQAGVTVVPFIRLYRNRADYDSWFKDDSIYDMVLAEYAAGTASGPFKGIGEFHLYDSANANGPVAKKLMAFAEAKQLAVLAHVDDAAIDLLMANAPSKGQALRLVWAHTGIGGAPVARVDALLARYPLLMGELSYRPGLTCPDTQGREALCPEWRALLLKYPGRFVLGSDTWINQRWQYYDPLMQGYRQWLGDLPPEVARQIAWGNGAKLLGLPDPAP
- a CDS encoding dienelactone hydrolase family protein — translated: MPSTITLTAADGFAIPTYVAQPQGTPRGAIVVLQEIFGVNSHIRALADSYAAQGYVAIAPAMFERLHPGLARGYEAADITLGRELKAAAETLPAPGVLQDVAAAVAYGASFGPVGVVGYCWGGLLAWRAACGLSGVRAAVAYYGGGVTTPAEVARQAQCPVMAHFGEQDHAIPLDGVHAFAKAHPQVLVHTYDAEHGFNCDHRGAYNAPAAALALERTLQFFVQHLRG
- a CDS encoding SDR family oxidoreductase; the protein is MQNIALITGGSRGIGAATALTLAHAGYAVAVNYTRNSLAADEVVRQIRAIGGTAITVQADVAMEDQVMAMFAKVDAKLGPLTALVNNAGVVAPASRVDAMDLARLKRMLDTNVLGTLLCAREAVRRMSTLHGGAGGGIVNVSSVAASLGAAGQYVDYAASKGAVDSFTVGLAREVATEGIRVNAVRPGVIDTDIHASGGQPDRAQRLAPQLPMHRPGTAQEVANAIAWLLSQEASYTTGALLDVSGGR